TGTGACCGTTAACGAAGACGATGGAACCGCGACTCTCACCCTCACACTGGATCAACCGGTCGCCACCACTGTTACCGTAGATTATGCCACACAGGATCAACTCGCCCACGATCCCGACGATTACACCGCCCAAACCGGAACACTGACTTTTATACCTGGGGTACAAACTCAAGAAATTATCATTTCGATCACCGACGACATGGACATCGTTGAAGGCATCGAAACTTTTTTCGTCAACCTGGCCAACATCCAGGCCAGCGGCGCCAATATCTCCTTTGCTGACGACCAAGGGGAAGTCACCATTCTCGATGACGAAACGGCCACCATCTCCATCGACGACATGACCGTCAACGAAAATGACGGCACCGCCACACTCACCGTCTCACTGGACAAACCGGTCGCCACCACCGTCACCGTCGATTATGCCACACAAGATCAACTCGCCCTCGATCCCGACGACTATACCGCTCAAACCGGAACACTGACCTTCGCGCCGGACGTCCAGACGCAAACCATCACCATCGACATCACCGATGATCTCGATATCGTCGAAGGCATCGAATCGTTTTTCGTCAACCTGACCAACATCCAGGCCAACGGTGCCAACATCACGTTTGCTGACGCGCAGGGAGAAGTCACCATTCTCGATGACGAAACGGCCACCATCTCCATCGACGACATAACCGTCAACGAGAACGACGGCACCGCCACACTCACCGTCTCACTGGACAAACCGGTCGCCACCACCGTCACCGTTGATTATGGCACACAGGATCAACTCGCCATCGATCCCGACGACTATACCGCGCAAGCCGGAACACTCACCTTCGCTCCGGACGTGCAGACGCAAACCATCATCATCGACATCACCGATGACCTCGATATCGTCGAAGGCATCGAATCGTTTTTCGTCAACCTGACCAACATCCAGGCCAACGGCGCCAACATCACGTTTGCTGACGCGCAGGGAGAAGTCACCATTCTCGATGACGAAACGGCCACCATCTCCATCGACGACATGACCGTCAACGAAAATGACGGAACCGCCACACTCACCGTCTCACTGGATCAACCGGTCGCCACCACCGTCACGGTCGACTACACCACCCAGGATCAGCTCGCCGTTGAGACCGACGATTACACCGCGCAAGCCGGAACACTGACTTTCACCCCTGGGATACAAACTCAAGAAATTATCATTTCGATCACAGACGACATGGACATCGTCGAAGGCATCGAAACGTTTTTCGTCAACCTGGCCAACATTCAGGCCAGCGGCGCCAACATCTCCTTTGCTGACGACCAAGGGGAAGTCACCATTCTCGATAACGAAACTGCCACCATCTCCATCGACGACATAACCGTCAACGAAAATGACGGAACCGCCACACTCACCGTCTCACTGGACAAACCGGTCGCCACCACCGTCTCGGTCGACTTTGCCACACAGGATCAACTCGCCATCGATCCCGACGATTACACTGCGCAAGCCGGAACACTCACCTTCGCTCCGGACGTGCAGACGCAAACCATCATCATCGACATCACCGATGACCTCGATATCGTCGAAGGCATCGAAACGTTTTTCGTCAACCTGGCCAACATCCAGGCCAGCGGCGCCAACATCTCCCTTGCTGACGACCAAGGGGAAGTCACCATCCTCGATGACGAAACTGCCACCATCACTATCGACGACATGACCGTCAACGAGAATGACGGAACTGCCACACTCACCGTCTCACTGGATCAGCCGATTGCCACCGTAGTCATGGTAGATTTTGCCACTGCAGATCAGACGGCCGTCGGCCCGGACGATTACACATCTCAGTCTGGCACCCTGACTTTCAACCCGGGAATACAAACTCAAACCATTACGATCGACATCATTGACGACATTCTGGTCGAAAGCGATGAATCGTTTTTTGTCAACCTAGCCAACATCCAGGCCAGCGGCGCCAACATATCCTTTGCTGACGACCAGGGGGAAGTCACCATTCTTTTCAGCGAACAGGCCCGTTTTTCAATCAATGACATGACTGTCAATGAAAACGCAGGCACTGCCACCCTCACAGTTTCGTTAGATCAACCCGTTGAGATTTCCGTCAGCGTGGATTATACCACTGTAGATCTGACCGCCGCTGATCCAGATGATTATACATCCCAGTCTGGTACCCTCACCTTCAATGCGGGTGAACAAACAAAAACAATCACCGTTTCCATCGTCGATACGAATCTGGTGGAAAGTACAGAATCATTTTTCGTAAATCTATCCAACATTCAATCTGACACGGCTAATGTCATATTTACCGATTCACAGGCAGTCGTCACGATTCTGGATGATGATCACGCCAACTTAACCATTAGTGATTTGACAGTGGATGAAACGGATGGAACAGCTGCAATCACCGTCTCCTTGGACAATCCGGTCTACACCGAAATCAGCGTTGATTTTCTTACAGCTGACCAGACTGCATTAAACTCCATTGATTATCTCTTTCAATCGGGAAGCTTGACATTCAATCCGGGAGAGCAAACGAAAACGATATTCATCACCATTCTGGATAATTCCATTGTCGAATTTACCGAAACATTTCTGGTTAGCCTCAGCAATCTGCAAACCATCAGTCCTGATGTAACCCTGGCAGACAATCTGGCAACCATCACTATTATTGATAATGATTCCGCGGCATTTTCGATCAATGACCTGACTGTCAATGAAGACGCAGGCACTGTCACCCTTACCGTCTCCCTGGATCATGCAGTTCATACCACAGTTACTGTCGATTACTATACCGCCGATAATTCCGCAGCAAATCCTTCCGATTATCTGTCTCGAACAGGCACTTTGATTTTCACCTTGGGAGAACAACCACTCACCATTACCATTCCCATCGTAGATTCTGATCTGGTGGAATCCACAGAAAGCTTTTTCGTCAATCTGACCAACATCCAGGCCAGCGGACTTGATGTCACTTACGCGGATGCTCAGGGAGAAGTCACCATTCTGGATGATGACCAGGCCACTTTAACGATAGATGATATGATCGTGGATGAAGCCGCGGGAACGGCAAGTATTACAGTCTCTCTCGATCAACCCGTGCAAACCAATGTCTCCGTCGATTTTGCCACCGCCGATCAAACGGCCGTCGATTCAGACGATTATCTGGCAACAGTCGGCACCGTCACTTTCAATCCGGGCGAGCAATCTCAAACGCTCACTGTGGACCTTGTTAATACGGATCTGGTCGAACCCGATGAAACGTTTCTTGTCAACCTGACGAATCTGCAGGCGAATGGGCATAATGTCATTTTAGGAGATAGTCAAGCCACCGTCACGATCACGGATGACGACCAGGCCAGCCTCACAATCAACGACGTTACAGTCAACGAAAACGAGGGGACCGCCATGATAACCGTGTCGCTGGACAAACCTGTCGACACGACAATTAGTATAGACTTCGCCACCGCCGATCAAACCGCCTTTGCTCCAGACGACTATCAGTCTATGTCTGGCTCGCTGACGTTCAATCCGGGAGAACAATCAAAAACGATCACCGTTTCCATCGTCGATTCGATTCCATTGGAACAGGATGAAACGTTTCTGGTAAATCTGACTAATTTGCAAGCGAACGGCTACGACGTGATACTGGCCGATAACCAGTCCGTAGTTACCATTATTGACGATGTTATTGCTTCTGCAGAGATTAATGTGCGTGTGGTCAATGCTCCCACAAACACCCAACCCAACGGGGAAGCATCCACGCTTCCGGCAAACAATAACTGGGTCAGCGAATGGTCTTCGTACTGGGTCGAAATCTGGGTCAGTGCCAACAGCCCTACCGGCCAGGGAGTGTACTCAGCAGATATCGATTTCAATTATATCACAGAATATACCTCAGCCACCGCGATCCAATTTGGAGCTGCCTTTACTCAAAATCAAGCTGGTATCATCAACGATCAGACGGGAACCATCAGAGGACTCTCTGCGGAAACGAACGCCTCTGGCCTGGGAATCGACCACCAGCTCCTCTTTGCAAGAATCAAATTCGAACCACTGGCCGAAGATCAGGTTGCGTTGGATCTTCCAGGAAAAAGCATCGGTCCTTACGATTTGGGGCTTAGCGTCAGTTCGTCTCAAGTTAGTTTAGAAGCCGATATACCTGTCACGACTGATCTGGGAGCTTTCAATGGAGCCAGCATCTATGCAAATCCGTTTGATCTTGATGACAATGATACAATCAATATCCGTGATCTCGTTATATTTATCAATGTTTATAACAGTGTTCCCAGTACATCGAGTTCCGACTACGCCTGGTTTGCAGATTACGATCAAAATGACTCGGTGAATTTTCGAGACCTGACCCTGTTTATAAATAACTATGGCAAAAGCAAGTTGAGCCCTTCACAAGTCAACTACCCGGCCAATTTCCCGGATGCCTGGAATGACTTGCTCCAGGTAGACTCGCAAACAGTTGCTTCATCAACGCCACAGTCGATCACACAATCCACCGCTGACATGATGCTCGATAGTGTGATCGAACAAGTCAGTCCCGCGCTTTCCCCCAGTGAGAACCAAAGGCTGGAACACATCGATATTCAGGTTGTTGACTTGAATGGCGATGCCTTAGGCCGCGCTGCTGCCGGCACGATCTACATTGACGTAAACGCTGCCGGTTATGGCTGGTTCGTAGACACCACACCCACCGACCACAGTGAATTTACCTGGTCCAGTGAACTGACTCTGATCGCATTACCCGACAACGAAGCCGAAGGACAAATTGATCTTCGGTCCGTTATCCTTCACGAACTCTTGCACACCCTGGGTTACGAACACGAAAACGAAGGAGTCATGCAGGACAGCCTGACCCCAGGAATTCGCAACCTCGCAACTTGGGAAATGAATTTTGAATTTGAAAATCAGTCAACACCGGAAGAGACCGATTCGTTCTTTTTAACCGTACAGGATGGAATCGAATTACTCCCCTTTTAGAAAAGTACAACCACCACATATCACAGGCATACCTATACAGTAGCCCCCAATGTTTCGGCCTTGGTGAAATACGATATTTTCTCTTAATACATCAATTCATCAGAAAACTAATCTGGAATAGTTCACTGTATATTGGTATTTTTGTATACAGAAACAACGTATATACAAACCCCTGAATCGGCCGAAAATCGCTTCAGAACCAGAGATTCAAATAACGTCCCTCACTTTAGTTAATCGCATCTGCCAGCGGGATCACTAAGGTTCAGATATACCAGAAAGAGTTTACATCCAATGCTCTTAAGCAACTGGTTAAGGTCGCTATTCCCAAAGTATCGACCAACGCGCCCTCGTTCTACGGGCCACCAACGCCGTCGCTCCTTCAATCGGCACCAACCAGCCCTTGCCCGCCGCCCCGTTGGCATTGAACAACTCGAAGACCGCACAATGCTCACCTCGGTGATTACCATTGATGACAGATCCGTTTATGAAAGGGACACAGAATTAACAAGTTTTCTCTTCTCGATCAGGAGAACAGGTAGCAGCCCTGGAGATCTCAACAGTGAAGTATCAATTAATTTTACCACCCAGGACGATACTGCTACGACGACAAATAATGACTACGCCACACAGACTGGAACGCTTTTCTTTTCTGCCGATGCAACTTCAACGTCACAAAGACAGTACCTTACCATTAAGATAAAGGGAGATTTTTTACCAGAAGAAAATGAAACATTTCAAGTCCTGATCACGACGAATGATCCAGACACGACTATCTCAAAAAGTATTGGGATCGCGACGATCTTGAATGATGATTTTGGTGAGATCAACGAAGTCCAAAGTGTGACGCCCCCCGCACCTGTCTCAGCAAATGACTCTTTTGGCGAAGAGATCGCCATTGACGGCGATTACATGGTTGTTGGCGCCACAAACAGTGACGTTGCTGCACTTGATGCCGGTGCAGCTTATATTTACCAACGGAACCATCAGGGCACGATGAGCGAGACTGATGACACCTGGGAGTTTTATTCCACACTGACAGCTCCTGATGCATCGACCGGCGATCTATTCGGGACCAGCGTGGCAATTCACGGCGATGTGATTGTAATTGGTGCCGCTGCCGCGGATAACGGCGGAGAGGAAAGCGGTGCAGCATATGTTTATCGACGGAATGGCGCGCTATGGTCTTTTGAAGAAAAACTCATTGCTTCTGATCGGATGAACTACGATGGATTCGGAAATGATGTCGCCATCGAAAATAATCGCATCGTGGTCGGTGCCGCAAATCATGATGTCGACTCGAAACCAGACGCGGGAGCCGTTTATATTTTCTCCTGGTCAGGAAATAGTTGGACAGAAACTCAAAAACTGACGTACTCTTCTGGCGAGAGTGCTGATCAATTCGGCTATTCTGTTGCCATACACAATAATGAAATATTTATTTCTGCCCCAAATGAAACTATAAATCAGAATAGTATTAGATCAGGTGAAGTCCACGTTTATCATTTTACCGTAGTCTTATGGATACATAGTCAGAGATTGGCTCCCTCAAATGGCCGAGATAATCAGAGATTTGGATGGCAGTTAGCAGTTGACGGAAATCACCTCGGAGTGATTATTGCCGGAAGTACATCAGGCTCTCCCCGAGCGTACCTGTATGAGAGAGAAGGCGGGTCTTGGAAATTTCGACAATCAACTATAATTGCACCAATCACCACCGGCATCTCCTCAAATCGATATTCGATTGATATTTCAGAAACCACGTTAGCCATCGGCACTAATATTTACGACAGCCCCATTGCGTCAGCGGGATCCGTGACGATTTATCACTTTTCTGAAGATCGCTGGGTGAACTCACAAGATTATATTGGAGGCAATCCATCGGATCGCGATTTATTTGGAGCGGCAGTTGCCATCTCAGGTTCACAAATTCTCGTTGGCGCCCCTGCCAGCGATGATACAGCAATGAATTCGGGAGCAGTTCGCGTTTTAGGTCCATTCCCCCCCGGTTATTACATCTCTGACGTCACTGCCCTCGAAGGTGATGACGGTACGACTGATTTCCAATTTACAATTGAAAGAAGAGGATACACCTCAGGCGAATTAAATACCGAGTCAACAATTCATTTTGCAACAATTGACGGCACTGCCACTGCAGCCAGTGGCGATTACCTGTCACACTCTGGTGTACTCACATTTGAAGCTGATCCAGCAGCCCTCTTCCAGACAAAGACCGTTACGGTATCAGTCAACAGCGACACAATCTACGAAGGCTTTGAACAATTTTATTTAGAACTCTCTGATGCTTCAGAGGGTTTTATCATCTATCAGCCACTAGTAACAGGATCAATCGAAGAAGACGACTACGCCATCGTTTCTACCACGGAAACACAGATCACGGTCAATGAATCTGATGGTGTCGCATCACTTACTGTAGTTCTGGACCGCATTTTTACTGAAGATGTCGTCGTTCCAATTGATTATGTGGAAGGACCTGCCGAAGTCGATACAGACCTATCTCGCCCGCCTCTATCGGTCACCATTCCAGCGGGACAGCTTTCCACAACTATCACCTTTGATATTTTCGAAGACAATATAGTTGAGCGTGATGAGAATCTCCTGCTTTATTTACGAGCCTCCGAGAATTCCCGAACAAGCTCTTACACCTTGCGCGTGATCCTAACAATACAAGACAATGATCAAACCACGATTTCAATATCAGATGCTGTTATTAATGAGAATCAAGGATCGGTCACACTTACGGCTCAACTGAGTGCGCCAGTCCAACAGGAATTCTCGATTGATTTTACAACCCAAGATAACACCGCAGTCAACGGCGAAGATTATCAGACAACGTCAGGCACGATTCGTTTTCTCGCAGGTTCACTTACCAGTGAGCCCATTACGATTCCCATCATTAATTCACCTGCGATAGAACCGAATGAATCATTTTTGGTCAACCTGGATAACATTCAAATAATTCGATTCGATGATGGCAAGATCACCTTTAGTGATAATCAAGCAGAAGTCACGATTATTGACCATAGCCAGTATTTTCTGACAATCAATGACCAGACGGTGAATGAAGCATACGGAACCGTTTCGCTCACTGTTTCACTCGATTCGGCACTCCCCACAGCCATGAGTGTGGACTACTCCACTTTCAGCCAGACTGCAACCGCATCCAATGACTTCCAGACGACCTCGGGAACATTATCGTTTAGTCCAGGAGATGTCACAAAAACGATTACTGTGCCGATCATAAATGACACTTCAGTAGAAGGTCTAGAAACATTTTTGGTTAACCTTAGTAATCTCCAGTCGAATGGAACAGATGTCTCATTCACTCAAGACCAGGCGAAAGTCACAATCACTGACAATGATCAGGCGAAACTCTCAATCGATGATCTCATAGTGAATGAAGATGTGGGTACAGCAGCAATTACTGTGACCCTTGATCAGCCAGTTGATGACATCCTATATATTAATTTTGTCATAGGAGGTATTACTGCGTCGTCAAATGACTTTGGTTACTCATCTTTAAACCAACCTGCCAGTAGTCAAATCAAATTCTTTCGAGGAGAAGTGTCGAAAACATTTCTGGTAAGGATCACTGAGGACGATTATGCCGAAACTGATGAAACATTTCGAGTTAGAATTGACTCAACCAGCCAAGACAACAATGCTGATATCTTAGTGCTTGATAATGAGGCTGAAGTCACAATTTTGGATAACGACCAGGCAACAGTCTCCATCAACGACGTAAGCGTTGATGAAACCGCTGGCAC
This genomic interval from Gimesia alba contains the following:
- a CDS encoding Calx-beta domain-containing protein, with the translated sequence MTVNENDGTATLTVSLDQPVATTVTVDYATQDQLALDPDDYTAQTGTLTFNEGVQTQTIIIDITDDLDIVEGIESFFVNLTNIQANGANITFADAQGEVTILDDESATISIDDISIDENDPSGMAALTVTLSQPVTTTVTIDYSTADNTSIDTADYAAKTDTLMFAPGITTQTIMISIIDDMDTIEGDESFFVNLSNILANGANITFADDQGEVTILDDEATTISIDNVTVNEDDGTATLTLTLDQPVATTVTVDYATQDQLAHDPDDYTAQTGTLTFIPGVQTQEIIISITDDMDIVEGIETFFVNLANIQASGANISFADDQGEVTILDDETATISIDDMTVNENDGTATLTVSLDKPVATTVTVDYATQDQLALDPDDYTAQTGTLTFAPDVQTQTITIDITDDLDIVEGIESFFVNLTNIQANGANITFADAQGEVTILDDETATISIDDITVNENDGTATLTVSLDKPVATTVTVDYGTQDQLAIDPDDYTAQAGTLTFAPDVQTQTIIIDITDDLDIVEGIESFFVNLTNIQANGANITFADAQGEVTILDDETATISIDDMTVNENDGTATLTVSLDQPVATTVTVDYTTQDQLAVETDDYTAQAGTLTFTPGIQTQEIIISITDDMDIVEGIETFFVNLANIQASGANISFADDQGEVTILDNETATISIDDITVNENDGTATLTVSLDKPVATTVSVDFATQDQLAIDPDDYTAQAGTLTFAPDVQTQTIIIDITDDLDIVEGIETFFVNLANIQASGANISLADDQGEVTILDDETATITIDDMTVNENDGTATLTVSLDQPIATVVMVDFATADQTAVGPDDYTSQSGTLTFNPGIQTQTITIDIIDDILVESDESFFVNLANIQASGANISFADDQGEVTILFSEQARFSINDMTVNENAGTATLTVSLDQPVEISVSVDYTTVDLTAADPDDYTSQSGTLTFNAGEQTKTITVSIVDTNLVESTESFFVNLSNIQSDTANVIFTDSQAVVTILDDDHANLTISDLTVDETDGTAAITVSLDNPVYTEISVDFLTADQTALNSIDYLFQSGSLTFNPGEQTKTIFITILDNSIVEFTETFLVSLSNLQTISPDVTLADNLATITIIDNDSAAFSINDLTVNEDAGTVTLTVSLDHAVHTTVTVDYYTADNSAANPSDYLSRTGTLIFTLGEQPLTITIPIVDSDLVESTESFFVNLTNIQASGLDVTYADAQGEVTILDDDQATLTIDDMIVDEAAGTASITVSLDQPVQTNVSVDFATADQTAVDSDDYLATVGTVTFNPGEQSQTLTVDLVNTDLVEPDETFLVNLTNLQANGHNVILGDSQATVTITDDDQASLTINDVTVNENEGTAMITVSLDKPVDTTISIDFATADQTAFAPDDYQSMSGSLTFNPGEQSKTITVSIVDSIPLEQDETFLVNLTNLQANGYDVILADNQSVVTIIDDVIASAEINVRVVNAPTNTQPNGEASTLPANNNWVSEWSSYWVEIWVSANSPTGQGVYSADIDFNYITEYTSATAIQFGAAFTQNQAGIINDQTGTIRGLSAETNASGLGIDHQLLFARIKFEPLAEDQVALDLPGKSIGPYDLGLSVSSSQVSLEADIPVTTDLGAFNGASIYANPFDLDDNDTINIRDLVIFINVYNSVPSTSSSDYAWFADYDQNDSVNFRDLTLFINNYGKSKLSPSQVNYPANFPDAWNDLLQVDSQTVASSTPQSITQSTADMMLDSVIEQVSPALSPSENQRLEHIDIQVVDLNGDALGRAAAGTIYIDVNAAGYGWFVDTTPTDHSEFTWSSELTLIALPDNEAEGQIDLRSVILHELLHTLGYEHENEGVMQDSLTPGIRNLATWEMNFEFENQSTPEETDSFFLTVQDGIELLPF